The Clostridium sporogenes region GAAATCTGCTAATGTACCTATAACAAAAGGAAATGATGATTTTTCCCATAGACCTTATTTTAAAAAGGCTATTCTAGGAGAAAAATATGCTAGCAAACCATATATATCTAGTGTTAGTTACAACTATTGTATAGCTATAGCTATTCCATTAAAAGATAAAGATGGAAATATTCAAGCTGTAGTAATGGGAGATGTTTGCATAGAACAATAGTATATTGTAAAATATAAGTAAACAATTACAAAAACAAGAATAAAATACAAAATTTGTTTTAGAGGGGGATTATTAATGAAAGATGTATTAGAAAGATTTTTAGGGTATATAAAAATAGATACCCAATCATCAGAAGAATCTGAAACTGTGCCAACTACTAAAACTCAATTAGAGTTTGCAAAAAAATTAGGAGAAGAATTAAAGACTATAGGACTTAAGGATGTATCTGTGGATGAAAATGGATATGTTATGGCTACTTTAGAATCAAACATAGAAAAAGAAGTTCAAACAGTTGGTTTTGTAGCACATATGGATACAAGTCCAGATTTATCAGGAACTAATATTAATCCTAGAATTGTAGAAAAATATGAGGGACAAGATATAGTTTTAAATAAAGAAAAAAATATAGTATTAAAAGTTGATGAATTCCCAGAAATACTAGAATATAAAGGACAAGATATAGTAGTAACAGATGGAAATACTCTTTTAGGAGCAGATGACAAAGCTGGAATAGCAGAAATAATTACAGCTATGGAATATTTAATAAATCATCCAGAAATAAAACATGGAACTATAAAAGTTGGATTTACTCCAGATGAAGAAGTAGGTAAAGGAGCAGATCACTTTGATGTGAAAAAATTTGGGGCGGATTTAGCCTATACTTTAGATGGTGGCGGTATCGGAGAATTAGAATGTGAAACTTTTAATGCTGCAAAAGCTAAAGTTATCATAGAAGGAAGAAATGTTCATCCAGGTTCAGCAAAAAATAAAATGACAAATGCAGTATTAGTAGCTAATAAGTTTATAAATATGCTTCCAGAAAATGAAGTACCAGAAAAAACAGAAGGATATGAAGGATTTTTCCATCTATTATCT contains the following coding sequences:
- the pepT gene encoding peptidase T — its product is MKDVLERFLGYIKIDTQSSEESETVPTTKTQLEFAKKLGEELKTIGLKDVSVDENGYVMATLESNIEKEVQTVGFVAHMDTSPDLSGTNINPRIVEKYEGQDIVLNKEKNIVLKVDEFPEILEYKGQDIVVTDGNTLLGADDKAGIAEIITAMEYLINHPEIKHGTIKVGFTPDEEVGKGADHFDVKKFGADLAYTLDGGGIGELECETFNAAKAKVIIEGRNVHPGSAKNKMTNAVLVANKFINMLPENEVPEKTEGYEGFFHLLSVKSEVETAELNYIIRDFDRKKFEQRKEQIKEVGKKINEEYNKEIVCVKVEDQYYNMKEKIDEVKYVVDIAYDAMKAVDIEPNLVPIRGGTDGSRLSFMGLPTPNLFAGGHNFHGRFEYVPVPSMEKAVQLIVKIAELYANR